One genomic segment of Candidatus Poribacteria bacterium includes these proteins:
- a CDS encoding sugar phosphate isomerase/epimerase gives MARAVTLFTGQWADLTLDDIAAKAKAFGYDGIELACWGDHFEVGKALSDSGYCKSRWDILNKHGLKCFAISAHLVGQAICDNIDARHQAILPPHVWGDGDPEGVRQRAAEEMKNTARAAAKLGVKVVNGFTGSSIWHLLYSFPPVSPDQIDAGYKDFADRWNPILDVFDEVGVKFGLEVHPTEIAFDIASAERAIDALGGRPTFGFNYDPSHLGYQGVDYVLFIRRFRDRIYHAHMKDVYWSPTMKEVGVFGGHINFGDSRRYWDFRSVGRGSVNFEEIIRALNEVGYEGPLSVEWEDSGMDREHGAAEAASFLKKLDFKPSAIAFDAQFAEK, from the coding sequence ATGGCTCGCGCAGTCACGCTCTTCACCGGTCAATGGGCGGACCTGACGCTCGACGACATCGCGGCGAAGGCGAAGGCGTTCGGTTACGACGGGATCGAACTCGCGTGCTGGGGCGATCACTTCGAAGTCGGCAAGGCGCTCAGCGACAGCGGATACTGCAAGTCACGATGGGACATCCTCAACAAGCACGGGCTCAAGTGTTTCGCCATCAGCGCCCACCTCGTCGGACAGGCGATCTGCGACAACATCGACGCCCGTCATCAGGCGATCCTGCCGCCGCACGTGTGGGGCGACGGCGACCCCGAAGGCGTGCGTCAGCGCGCCGCCGAGGAGATGAAGAACACGGCGCGCGCCGCCGCGAAGCTCGGGGTGAAGGTCGTCAACGGGTTCACGGGAAGTTCGATCTGGCATCTGCTCTACTCGTTCCCGCCGGTCTCCCCCGACCAGATCGACGCCGGCTACAAGGACTTCGCCGACCGGTGGAACCCCATCCTGGACGTGTTCGACGAGGTCGGCGTGAAGTTCGGGCTGGAGGTGCACCCGACGGAGATCGCGTTCGACATCGCCAGCGCCGAGCGAGCCATCGACGCGCTCGGCGGGCGACCCACGTTCGGGTTCAACTACGATCCGAGCCACCTCGGCTACCAGGGCGTCGACTACGTCCTCTTCATCCGTCGGTTCCGCGACCGCATCTACCACGCCCACATGAAGGACGTGTATTGGTCGCCGACGATGAAGGAGGTCGGTGTCTTCGGCGGGCACATCAACTTCGGCGATTCCCGCCGCTACTGGGACTTCCGGTCTGTCGGACGCGGGAGCGTCAACTTCGAAGAGATCATCCGGGCGCTTAACGAGGTCGGCTACGAGGGCCCGCTTTCGGTCGAATGGGAAGACAGCGGCATGGACCGCGAGCACGGAGCCGCCGAAGCCGCGTCGTTCCTCAAGAAACTCGATTTCAAGCCGTCGGCGATTGCGTTCGACGCGCAGTTCGCCGAGAAGTGA